One window from the genome of Prinia subflava isolate CZ2003 ecotype Zambia chromosome 2, Cam_Psub_1.2, whole genome shotgun sequence encodes:
- the SOX7 gene encoding transcription factor SOX-7 has translation MAALLGTFPWPERLEGDAGEGLSPGPPPRGSQGEKGSESRIRRPMNAFMVWAKDERKRLAVQNPDLHNAELSKMLGKSWKALSLSQKRPYVEEAERLRVKHMQDYPNYKYRPRRKKQVKRIGKRVDPGFLLGSLTRDQNSVPEKRTCSRAGGDKGGPGEYPPRPGLPPVRGYREAPGSGSSASVDTYPYGLPTPPEMSPLDAIDPEQSFFSSPCPEEHHRSHLAGAAFSPEYAGGSLPCGHHPLSPMPQPATCMIPPASSCPALPPPPPPPSYYTPAFPSLPPPGLHAHLGQLSPPPDHHGFDTLDQLSQAELLGEMDRDEFDQYLNNPGHGDHHGGALAGGHGPASGSSHGSENSLISVLADATATYYNNYSVS, from the exons ATGGCTGCGCTGCTCGGCACATTCCCCTGGCCGGAGCGGCTGGAGGGGGACGCGGGCgaggggctgtccccagggccacccccgCGAGGGTCGCAGGGAGAGAAGGGCTCCGAGAGCCGCATCCGCCGGCCGATGAACGCGTTCATGGTGTGGGCGAAGGACGAGAGGAAGCGGCTGGCGGTGCAGAACCCCGACCTGCACAACGCGGAGCTCAGCAAGATGCTCG GGAAGTCCTGGAAGGCGCTGAGCCTGTCGCAGAAGCGTCCCTACGTGGAGGAGGCCGAGCGGCTGCGGGTGAAGCACATGCAAGACTATCCCAACTACAAGTACCGGCCCCGTCGGAAGAAGCAGGTCAAGCGCATCGGGAAGCGGGTGGATCCCGGCTTTCTGCTGGGCAGCCTGACGCGGGACCAGAACTCTGTGCCGGAAAAGCGGACCTGCAGCCGGGCCGGGGGGGACAAGGGGGGCCCGGGTGAGTacccgccccgcccggggctgCCGCCCGTGCGGGGGTACCGAGAGGCTccgggcagcggcagcagcgccaGCGTGGACACCTACCCCTACGGGCTGCCCACGCCGCCGGAGATGTCCCCCCTGGATGCCATAGACCCCGAGCAGAGCTTCTTCTCCTCGCCCTGCCCCGAGGAGCACCACCGCTCCCACCTCGCCGGTGCCGCCTTCTCCCCGGAGTACGCGGGCGGCTCGCTGCCGTGCGGCCACCACCCGCTCAGCCCCATGCCGCAGCCGGCCACCTGCATGATCCCCCCGGcctccagctgccctgcccttcctcctcctcctcctcctcccagctaCTACACACCcgccttcccctccctgccccctcccgGCCTCCATGCCCACCTGGGCCAGCTCTCCCCGCCGCCCGACCACCACGGCTTCGACACCTTGGACCAGCTGAGCCAAGcggagctgctgggggagatGGACCGCGACGAGTTCGACCAGTATCTCAACAACCCCGGCCACGGTGACCACCACGGCGGGGCCTTGGCcggcgggcacggcccggcgTCCGGCAGCTCCCACGGCTCCGAGAACAGCCTCATCTCCGTCCTGGCCGACGCCACGGCCACCTACTACAATAACTACAGCGTCTCGTAG